A portion of the Edaphobacter bradus genome contains these proteins:
- a CDS encoding M48 family metallopeptidase — MRPAAQLGLATLIVLSAVAFAQTQTPANQTPPAPPSAQAPANTPSDTTQAKDSETKQPTPDDTKATSDSAQTSAQASDDTKAAATDTSSTGPGKAKHNTKNAASKKTDSLPSPGEDLNPHIKAGSEDDVNAVGNRNIGGRGIGNWYSTDWEIRNGKAYSMEIEKSAHMITDPVIAEYVNRIGQNIVKNSDCKVPFTIKIIDSDEINAMALPGGFFYVNSGLIMAADEEAELAGVMAHETAHVCAHHAARQMTKLNYAQIGSIPLIIFTQGTWTGYGIYEATQLAVPIAFLKFSRVDEAEADWLGLQYMYKAGYDPQAFIQFFEKIDALEKHKPGTLSKVFADHPQTPDRIAHSEDEIATILPAKPDYIVSTSEFDDVKARLARIENKRKLNDKGKDNKPTLRRVGGGSNDPNNPNNPSNTDDRPTLGRRE; from the coding sequence ATGCGTCCCGCAGCTCAGCTCGGCCTGGCCACTCTCATCGTCCTCTCGGCAGTTGCCTTCGCTCAGACGCAGACCCCGGCGAATCAGACCCCTCCCGCGCCCCCATCCGCCCAGGCGCCGGCCAACACCCCCTCTGACACCACGCAGGCCAAGGACTCCGAGACAAAGCAGCCGACCCCAGACGACACCAAGGCGACCTCCGACAGCGCCCAGACTAGCGCCCAGGCAAGTGACGACACGAAGGCAGCGGCCACCGATACCAGCAGCACCGGCCCCGGCAAAGCCAAGCACAACACAAAGAACGCCGCCAGCAAGAAGACCGACTCCCTCCCGTCCCCCGGCGAAGACCTCAATCCGCACATCAAGGCGGGCAGCGAAGATGACGTCAACGCCGTCGGAAACCGCAACATAGGCGGCCGCGGCATCGGCAACTGGTACTCCACCGACTGGGAGATCCGCAACGGCAAGGCCTACTCGATGGAGATCGAGAAGTCCGCGCACATGATCACCGATCCCGTTATCGCCGAGTACGTCAACCGCATCGGTCAGAACATCGTCAAAAACTCCGACTGCAAGGTCCCCTTCACCATCAAGATCATCGACTCTGACGAGATCAACGCCATGGCGCTCCCCGGCGGATTCTTCTACGTCAACTCCGGCCTCATCATGGCCGCCGATGAAGAGGCTGAGCTCGCCGGCGTCATGGCCCACGAGACCGCCCACGTCTGCGCCCACCACGCCGCGCGCCAGATGACCAAACTCAACTACGCGCAGATCGGCTCCATCCCGCTCATCATCTTCACCCAGGGCACATGGACCGGCTACGGCATCTACGAGGCCACCCAGCTCGCCGTCCCCATCGCCTTCCTCAAGTTCTCCCGCGTCGACGAAGCCGAGGCCGACTGGCTCGGTCTCCAGTACATGTACAAGGCCGGCTACGATCCTCAGGCCTTCATTCAGTTCTTTGAGAAGATCGACGCACTCGAGAAGCACAAGCCTGGCACGCTCTCCAAGGTCTTCGCCGACCACCCCCAGACCCCTGACCGCATCGCCCACTCCGAGGACGAGATCGCGACCATCCTCCCCGCCAAGCCCGACTACATCGTCTCCACCTCCGAGTTTGACGACGTCAAGGCCCGCCTCGCCCGCATCGAGAACAAGCGCAAGCTCAACGACAAGGGCAAGGACAACAAGCCCACCCTGCGCCGCGTAGGCGGAGGCAGCAACGACCCCAACAACCCAAACAACCCCTCCAACACTGACGATCGCCCAACCCTCGGCCGCCGCGAATAG
- a CDS encoding type II secretion system protein has product MVATVTSRNSDRVILSGGGAAAVVEGSASLPQKPGCTEEARRSEHGFTLLELMIVMVVIGLLAAIAVPSYTNNIRHAREAVLREDLHTMRSAIDSYTVDKQKAPQSLDDLVQAGYLKSMPVDPFTHRSDTWVPAQSELLSTTDQTEPGIDDVHSGSQQTGSDGTNYSTW; this is encoded by the coding sequence ATGGTAGCCACGGTCACATCCCGCAATTCCGACCGTGTCATCCTGAGCGGAGGCGGCGCAGCCGCCGTAGTCGAAGGATCTGCTTCTCTTCCGCAAAAGCCCGGGTGCACGGAGGAAGCCAGGCGTTCCGAACACGGCTTCACCCTGCTCGAACTGATGATCGTCATGGTCGTCATCGGCCTTCTCGCGGCCATCGCCGTCCCGTCCTATACGAACAACATTCGCCACGCCCGCGAGGCCGTCCTCCGCGAGGACCTCCACACGATGCGCAGCGCCATCGACTCCTACACCGTCGACAAGCAGAAGGCCCCCCAGTCCCTCGACGACCTCGTTCAGGCCGGCTACCTCAAGTCCATGCCAGTCGACCCCTTTACCCACCGCTCCGACACCTGGGTTCCCGCCCAGAGCGAACTGCTCAGCACCACCGACCAGACCGAGCCCGGCATCGATGACGTCCACTCCGGCTCCCAACAAACCGGCTCCGACGGTACTAACTACTCAACCTGGTGA